The DNA window gcaaatagcagcttcaacgttttcctttgatttcagcttattctcacagcagcttccaaaataagcctttttttttcagtttaccaaacacctaaaaccctcacagctttttttcatgggtgctttttttttaagcacctcactcccaaaccacccctaaatcTAGTGGATGTTAATTAAGAACTCATTTAAGGACCTTAGGAGAGTATTTCTTTTATCCTACTTTTGTCAAAACCTTTTTAAATTACTAAGTAGAAAATCAATTGCAATGCTTCCAGTGATTACTGAATGATAAACTTCTTGTTAACAGGGCTGATATGGTAAAGAAGGCCAGAGGACAATTTTTTCCAGAGGAGGTAATCAATTAGATTTGATAAAACTTCACGTCCTGTATATGTACCTGTATAAACGGTAGCAAGCAACTGCTCTGTGTTGTTATTCTGTTTTGCCCTGCAGAAGCTCTGCAAATGGCTGACTCAGTTGTTGCTAGCTGTGGACTACTTGCACTCCAATCGTGTACTTCATAGGGATCTTAAGGTAATATACTAATATAATATAGTGTACCCATAGTTGCAGTGAAAAATAATAGTATAATAGCTATGATGGTTAATAACATAAAATCCAATGATTGCAGTGCTCAAATGTATTCCTTACAAAGGACAATGACATCCGACTTGGTATGTAGACATATTGATTGGGAAGAGAAGCACTGTTTCTCTGCATTCAGTTTGGTTTCCATATTTGATGTTTTTAAAGAAATGTATATGTTGCATGGACCTTATAGGTGACTTTGGGCTTGCAAAACTACTCAACACAGAAGATCTTACTTCTTCGGTATGGACTcgcatttatattattttattgtctTTATGCCTCTACCTACACAATTCTAGTCTGTCTCTGAGAACCCTGTGGCTGTAAACAAGCTGGAAGTTCCAAGTATTTCTTTTCATGAAAATTTCCATAGAGTAGTTTACAAGCCTCTCCTTCCCCACCAAGCGCTGGGTTATCCAATAAGGCTACCCAATCTTGGAGAGGATATTCCTCAGTATTTTTGGCCTCTGGTACTTGCAACTATATCACTAAATTTACTTATTTATATGCCAGTTCATTTTCAATCCCTGTATTTTCAACATAGGTTGTCGGAACTCCAAACTACATGTGTCCTGAGCTCCTTGCAGATATACCTTATGGCTATAAATCTGACATATGGTCGCTTGGTAAGAACTCTAGTCTCTTATAGTTATACTTTCCTGGCTCATGACCATGATTTTGAACCGTTATAACTGTAGTTTCTATTGCTTTTCAGGTTGCTGTATGTTTGAGATTGCCGCACATCAACCTGCATTTAGAGCGCCTGTAAGTATAAGCTTGAGCTGCTGATGCCTCATTGATTTTATGGGCTGCCATTCTGAATGACTTGATTATACAGGACATGGCTGGGCttatcaacaaaattaacaGATCCACCATTTCTCCTCTTCCAATTGTGTATTCTTCCACACTGTAAGTAATTATCTTTAAAACCATCGAAACCATGGTGCTATTTGAAATGCATATTTCAATTGCAtatttctaattaatatgatatGTATCGACTTATATGGTATTGGCCTTGGATCGTAggaaacaaatcatcaagagcATGCTCAGGAAAAGTCCAGAACACAGACCAACAGTGAGTCTACTCCCACTTGCATGATATTTGAAGAAATTTATTTTTGGCTCTAATACCCACATGATCTATTACTTTAGGCTGCAGAGTTATTAAGGCATCCACACTTACAACCATACGTCCTTCAATGCCGCAATGCATCATCTGTTTTTCTTCCTGTATGTCCACAAAccaacttaaaagaaaaaactccAAGAAAATCACCACCTAGCAAGCGCAGCAGTGGCAAAGACAACAGAGATAGAGAGGCTGGAAAAATGAACCACGTGGAAAAGGTCCAACCATTTGGGAGCAATGCTGATCTGACGCATAGATATGTAACAAACATTGATAACCCTGTATTCACAGCTAGTGCAGAAGAGCTTGAAACCAAGAGAGTTGATCCTACTAGCTGTTCTTTGGAAGTATCCAATGCCACTGATGGTTCAAAAGATGGGCCGACTGATTCAGAAGCATCTGTTTGCGATAAGCAAGCTGACACTATCAGTATAGCACAAAAGGAAAATACTGAATCTGACATTGAGGTTACATCAGAGAGCGCATCAAATTCTCAGCATGAAGAActagaagaaccaactgcctCAAATTTCAAACACTTGAAAGAGGTTGATTTCAAGACTCTGAACAGTGAGGACAGAAAGGCATATGAAAATCAACAAGTTCTTGAAGGAGCTAAAGCAGAAGGAGAGGGGGCTAATGAAGAAAATTGCAGGGTATTGGCGGTGCCCAGTGTAAGCGGTACTGAAAAAGTTGGGTGGATTGATGATACTGAAGTGGAACCCAGTTGTTGTTTAGAGAAGGAAAGGTCCAATGTGTATACTGAAGTTGGTAATGCGGAATACTTGTTATCTGAAAATAACAATGAAAGCTCCATACAGAAAGCAAAACATGAAGTGGTGGGAAAGGCAGACAATAACAATTGCTCTGCGCAGATAGAAAAAGGTGAGGCTCGTGTGATTAATCAAGCAGCAGGTGATGTAGCGGCAGTAGGCAGTGATGATTCCAAGAGTGACTGGGAAAATCCAAGTCAGCAAAGAGCTGATGCCCTTGAGTCTCTGCTTGAGCTATGCGCACGGCTACTAAAGCAGGACAAACTTGATGAGCTTGCCGGCGTGCTAAGACCATTTGGAGAAGACGCCGTCTCTTCTAGAGAAACAGCTATCTGGTTGACAAAGAGTCTCATGTCTGCACAGAAATCTAATGGAGAATCCTAAGTTTTAACGGTCAATTTGCTTGTAATTTATGCAAAACTGTTCcggaaaataagaaaaagaaaaaagagtatTTGTTTCATCGTATTGACATAAATTTGTTTGTCAACCAGAGTGTTATTTGCTGAAGATTTAGAGTGGGAAATAACATATTTGCAGATTGTTACTCAACATCGGCTCTACTGGAAAAATCGATGCGATTAACTTTTACTGTTGTCTAAATGTACTGCATGTTTTTTTCACTTGTACAGTTTCTCTTCAGGTTTTAACCTTAATGAGGTGAGAAGAAAGGTTTGAAGGATCCAGGCAAGGGAATGCAGGTAAgtaaatattacatatatatatataaatggatTATTAACATTCAACAATCTTAATCACATACGTACAAAAACATCCTTAATCCCATTGGGATTTCCAAGTAAATATTCCGCTTTTTATAGTCTCattgagaatattttttttcttctctgagcTTACTGCAGGTAATAGCCAAAGAAGGTCACGAGGAAGGCACCGGCCAGAGAGCCGACAATGGGCATGGTGCTGGCGGCGCCTGATGGAGCAGGAGCAGGAGCATGAGCTGAGTCAGGGGAGGATGCTGTGCTTGTGGTGGTAGCAGCTGAGCCTACGGGGGCAGTAGCTGAGGCCTTAGGAGTAGCTGCAGCTGGTTCCTTAGGACCAGCGGCAGCTGGGTCCTTAGTAGCAGCGGCAGCTGGGTCCTTGGGAGTAGCGGGAACTGGGTCAGCAGCCAAGACGACGCTCAATAAGGCAGCAAGGACGATGATGGCGAGGGAGATCTTCTTCATTTCCATGATGAATATTGTGAAATTGAGGATATGTTGATAAAAAACACAGCTGCCTTAGAGATAGGATATGAAGGAAATTTCTTTATTACTTCTTTGATTACTGCAGTGCTGAGGAAAACAGAGGAAAGTTGTTTCAATTTATAGGGAGAATTTGAGTTATGTAATTAGAATGAAACAATTTTTGGTGGTTGAACGTGTTTTTTGCATGGTATAAGGAAGGAAATCACTGAGCGATGTTTTTGCGTACCCGTGGCCACAAACAAATGCACATTTCTAGTTTGATTTGTTGTTCTGTTCAACTTCTAACTTTGGGGCCATTGGACTAAAACACATAAGAAAATTGgaacaaacaataaaaacaaCCATTTTAATTTGCTTGGTGGATCGGGAATGACCAAATTGGTGAACTTTTGGTCAAAGATATACACTTTAGCAAATACGTAGGGAGAGTACATTCATTTTATAGCAAATACGAAGCTCCCGTTACAATGCTAGTCAATATTTAAAACCGAATAAAAAtaattgtcacttagtactacggtctagtgatattcctcttcactcgtacgtaagtgagaggttttaggttcaattctcgccaaagacgaatttgaaccacattattgctagttcaCTGCGAGGCTAAGTCCACATCAACGagcttaattattatttttgtattattctTTGTTCACTTATTAACTAACTAGTACTATAGTTCTAGTGGTTTTAttccacttgtaagtgagagggtCTTAAGTTTAAATCACATGGATGACGATATCATATAATATTTGTGTTGAGTTTGATGTCTAGCTATGAATGATCTATTATGTGGCTTAACCAATTCCCTATCCCCTGAGAGTAGAATATCGCCTCCCATTAGAATTGAATATCATTAtgtcaaacaaaataaaaaaactttgttCACTTATTATGAAAACCAATCATATATGGTGGATTATGACATATTTGAGTAAATATGAAATTGCATCTTATTCGAAATTAGTGTTACTATCCTTAATTTAAACCATGTACGTGTCAAAATTAATTTAGCTACTCTCAAGAAAGTAAATATGAATGAACTAGTGGTTTTACTATTCTTTTAATTTTGCTATTCTTTGTTCACTTATTAACTAACTAGTTCTATAGTTCTAGTGGTTTTACTCCACTTGTAAGAGAGATGGTCTTAAGTTTGAATCGATGACGTATAATATCTGTGTTGAGTTTGAGGTCTAGCTATGAATGATCTATTATGTGGCTTAGCCAATTCTCTATCCCTTGAGAGTAGAATGTCACCTCTCATTAGAATTGAATATCATTGtatcaaacaaaataaaaaaaaaactttgttcaCTTATTATGACATATTTGAGTAAATCTGAAATTACATCTTATTCGAAATTAGTGTTACTATCCTTAATTTAAACCATGTACGTATCAAAATTAGTTTCGCTGCTCtcaagaaaataaatatgaaattacaTTCGGCGGTTCTTTAAACCATTGTTGCACATCTTGAAAAATGACTTGAGCTACATAATTAAGAGAACTTTCAAACGACATTTGAATGTCCTTTGTTAGTGTTGCATTTGTAGAGTTTTTGCTGTTTAAGCCGTTAATTGAATGTTTACTGATATTTTGAATGTTCCTCATCTAAAGTAGGGCTAGTAATGAAAAAAAACCCTCTAAGTGGATCTCTCCCATCAGGGATCTTTAACATAACCCCAGAATCAACTTCAATACAAAgattcaaaaagaaattaattaatttttccctTCATACATTAATCGAGAGAGA is part of the Malus domestica chromosome 12, GDT2T_hap1 genome and encodes:
- the LOC103454357 gene encoding serine/threonine-protein kinase Nek6-like, with the protein product MEIDDAETKSKMEDYEVIEQIGRGAFGAAFLVLHKTQKKKYVLKKIRLTKQAEKFKRTAHQEMNLIAKLNHPYIVDYKDAWVDKGDCICIVTGYCEGGDMADMVKKARGQFFPEEKLCKWLTQLLLAVDYLHSNRVLHRDLKCSNVFLTKDNDIRLGDFGLAKLLNTEDLTSSVVGTPNYMCPELLADIPYGYKSDIWSLGCCMFEIAAHQPAFRAPDMAGLINKINRSTISPLPIVYSSTLKQIIKSMLRKSPEHRPTAAELLRHPHLQPYVLQCRNASSVFLPVCPQTNLKEKTPRKSPPSKRSSGKDNRDREAGKMNHVEKVQPFGSNADLTHRYVTNIDNPVFTASAEELETKRVDPTSCSLEVSNATDGSKDGPTDSEASVCDKQADTISIAQKENTESDIEVTSESASNSQHEELEEPTASNFKHLKEVDFKTLNSEDRKAYENQQVLEGAKAEGEGANEENCRVLAVPSVSGTEKVGWIDDTEVEPSCCLEKERSNVYTEVGNAEYLLSENNNESSIQKAKHEVVGKADNNNCSAQIEKGEARVINQAAGDVAAVGSDDSKSDWENPSQQRADALESLLELCARLLKQDKLDELAGVLRPFGEDAVSSRETAIWLTKSLMSAQKSNGES
- the LOC103454369 gene encoding classical arabinogalactan protein 6-like, giving the protein MEMKKISLAIIVLAALLSVVLAADPVPATPKDPAAAATKDPAAAGPKEPAAATPKASATAPVGSAATTTSTASSPDSAHAPAPAPSGAASTMPIVGSLAGAFLVTFFGYYLQ